The proteins below are encoded in one region of Micromonospora pisi:
- a CDS encoding DNRLRE domain-containing protein, with product MGGGTGRKFDVGPGGRESRARSWCFGVSVPRPFRFGWVLRAVVVGAVLATAAVTPAVGASVAVAAPLAVVPPVSGTSTQAELTAADETAASALAYKTRRPVLVTDLTTETSLTWAQPDGTYKSTVSLTPERVREDSGRWADIDLTMERKSDGSIGPRVSARPLRLSGARSTETDTLVTLGAGDERTDLGWRGDLPDPVLVDNRATYQEVKPGVDLVIEARSAGYEYSLIAKNAQGAANVASVSMPWRTGGLTPTPLAGGGIELRAASGASAVVPAAQMWDARVSPASGEPAHREAVPMSTTAGASGTDLVLTPDPAFFQDPQLIYPVTIDPPVNLTPAYDAFVQNTISSTDMSGDVELKLGYNDDADGGCGSGCTARSFLSFHFMDSYKGASVVSAELFLWNSHSWSCTATQWEAWRTSYVTYSARWGSQPTWAEKDGTSTGTKGYSGCGAGWVSASVKNTFQHTFDVGDSTTNIGLRATSESNHNGWKRFNSSEASSNRPYVTLTWNRKPNVPGNLSVDSCYSACSSPAVVRSGAPQLSATVSDPDAGTLRAEYEVYDNARTTVKAKSGTAVTGVTSGSARAWRVVPVSGASLPDATYQWRVRGCDSYTCGDYSAWFTFTVNTQDPSLPAVSGSPYAEKSTGTWNGGPGQAGSFTFGPNGSADVSEYVYSLNSGSPVTIPAGASQTELLTPNQQQVSTDLTGFASGNVVNTRSTSLGHNSPTSLQVVPGTTATPESTKGDTRAVLGSEYVMALGMQAGKRYTITGWIYVPAATGLNPTEQRGLRIVAINQHNGVYSETQSARPTAVDGWQKLSVTMSIPTGATQAFIRLYNGFAASTNKAVYWDDLSVREIVGSSTTQSITPAKDGLNVLQVQSRNSAGATSDPKVYQFLVAPSSDTWAWNLDEATGTTAGSVPNTRPATFSPSGVTWTSPGRVGAAAVSLTGAGDVSTSSPVLNTTAAAGFTVAAWVRVNGSGDWQTAVSQDGTQTSMFRLGYRADRDLNGDGVLDPAWCFTVKAGDSAGSASSAACTTDYVVPGDWVSLVGVYDKPNGKVELYVNGTPDIGGSYAEAAAGTAWSATGAFAIGRAWQSAAPADRWDGDLDHVYAVQQVWPDSKINQHALQ from the coding sequence ATGGGCGGCGGGACAGGCCGGAAGTTCGACGTGGGGCCGGGCGGGCGGGAGAGCCGGGCTCGATCCTGGTGCTTCGGCGTCTCGGTGCCCCGGCCGTTCCGGTTCGGCTGGGTGCTGCGGGCAGTGGTGGTTGGCGCGGTGCTGGCAACCGCAGCGGTGACTCCCGCAGTGGGTGCGTCCGTGGCGGTGGCGGCCCCGCTGGCGGTTGTCCCGCCCGTATCCGGGACGTCAACCCAGGCGGAGTTGACCGCTGCGGACGAGACCGCGGCGAGCGCGCTGGCGTACAAGACCCGTCGCCCCGTGCTGGTTACCGATCTGACCACCGAGACCTCGCTGACCTGGGCACAGCCCGACGGGACGTACAAGTCGACCGTGAGCCTGACCCCGGAGCGGGTCCGCGAGGACTCGGGTCGGTGGGCCGATATCGACCTGACGATGGAGCGCAAATCGGACGGCAGTATCGGGCCGCGGGTTTCGGCTCGGCCGTTGCGGCTTTCGGGTGCCAGGTCGACGGAGACGGACACCCTGGTGACGCTGGGTGCGGGCGACGAGCGCACCGACCTCGGATGGCGTGGCGACCTGCCAGACCCGGTCCTGGTCGATAACCGGGCGACGTATCAGGAGGTCAAGCCCGGGGTCGACCTGGTGATCGAGGCGCGGTCCGCCGGTTACGAGTACTCCCTGATCGCCAAAAACGCGCAAGGTGCCGCAAATGTCGCCTCGGTTTCGATGCCGTGGCGGACGGGTGGCCTCACGCCGACTCCGTTGGCCGGTGGCGGGATCGAGTTGCGGGCGGCATCGGGAGCCTCGGCGGTGGTGCCGGCGGCGCAGATGTGGGATGCGCGGGTGTCACCCGCTTCCGGGGAGCCGGCGCACCGGGAAGCCGTGCCGATGTCCACGACCGCTGGCGCGAGTGGAACCGATCTGGTCCTCACGCCGGACCCCGCATTTTTCCAAGACCCCCAGCTGATCTATCCGGTGACCATCGATCCTCCGGTCAACCTCACCCCGGCCTATGACGCTTTCGTTCAGAACACGATCTCGTCGACGGACATGTCGGGCGACGTGGAGTTGAAGCTCGGCTACAACGACGACGCCGATGGCGGGTGCGGATCTGGTTGCACCGCGCGGTCCTTCCTCAGCTTCCACTTCATGGACAGCTACAAGGGCGCGAGCGTGGTTTCGGCTGAGCTGTTCCTCTGGAACAGCCACTCGTGGTCGTGTACCGCCACTCAGTGGGAGGCGTGGCGGACGTCGTACGTCACCTACAGCGCGCGTTGGGGCAGCCAACCGACCTGGGCGGAGAAGGACGGTACGTCGACAGGGACGAAGGGCTACAGCGGCTGCGGTGCGGGCTGGGTGTCGGCGTCGGTGAAGAACACCTTCCAACACACCTTCGATGTGGGTGACTCGACCACGAACATCGGCCTGCGGGCGACGAGCGAGTCCAACCACAACGGGTGGAAGCGGTTCAACTCGTCCGAGGCGTCCTCGAACCGGCCGTACGTGACGTTGACCTGGAATCGTAAGCCGAACGTGCCGGGCAACCTGTCGGTTGACTCGTGCTACTCGGCCTGCTCCTCGCCTGCGGTGGTGCGCTCGGGCGCGCCCCAGCTGTCGGCGACGGTGTCGGATCCGGACGCCGGCACGCTGCGCGCCGAGTACGAGGTTTACGACAACGCTCGGACCACGGTAAAGGCGAAGTCCGGTACGGCGGTGACGGGTGTGACGTCCGGCTCGGCCCGAGCCTGGCGCGTGGTGCCGGTCTCCGGGGCCTCGCTGCCGGACGCCACGTATCAGTGGCGGGTACGTGGCTGCGATTCGTACACCTGTGGCGACTACTCAGCGTGGTTCACCTTCACGGTGAATACGCAGGACCCGTCGTTGCCGGCGGTGTCCGGCTCGCCGTACGCGGAGAAGTCGACCGGGACATGGAACGGTGGACCGGGGCAGGCCGGGTCCTTCACCTTCGGGCCGAATGGTTCGGCGGATGTCTCGGAGTACGTCTACAGCCTGAACTCGGGGAGCCCGGTGACGATCCCCGCCGGTGCGTCACAGACGGAGTTGCTGACTCCGAACCAGCAGCAGGTGTCGACCGACCTGACCGGTTTTGCCAGCGGCAACGTGGTGAACACGCGAAGCACATCGCTCGGACACAACAGTCCGACCTCGTTGCAGGTGGTTCCGGGCACCACCGCCACGCCAGAGAGCACCAAGGGCGACACCCGAGCGGTCCTGGGCTCCGAGTACGTGATGGCGCTGGGAATGCAGGCCGGCAAGCGGTACACGATCACCGGTTGGATCTACGTCCCGGCCGCGACCGGGCTCAACCCGACCGAGCAGCGGGGCCTGCGGATCGTGGCGATCAACCAGCACAACGGGGTGTACAGCGAGACCCAGTCGGCCCGACCGACGGCCGTGGACGGGTGGCAGAAACTGTCCGTGACGATGAGTATTCCGACGGGTGCGACCCAGGCTTTCATCCGGCTCTACAACGGGTTCGCAGCCAGCACGAACAAGGCGGTGTACTGGGACGACCTGTCCGTGCGGGAGATTGTCGGCAGCTCCACAACCCAGTCGATCACCCCTGCCAAGGACGGGCTGAACGTGTTGCAGGTGCAGTCGCGCAACAGCGCGGGCGCCACCTCCGACCCGAAGGTGTATCAGTTCCTGGTCGCCCCGAGCAGCGACACCTGGGCCTGGAACCTCGACGAGGCAACAGGGACGACGGCGGGATCGGTGCCGAATACCCGACCGGCCACGTTCAGCCCCTCCGGGGTGACCTGGACCTCGCCCGGCCGAGTCGGTGCGGCCGCGGTGTCGCTTACCGGTGCCGGGGATGTGAGTACATCGTCGCCGGTGTTGAACACAACCGCCGCGGCCGGGTTCACCGTGGCGGCCTGGGTTCGGGTCAACGGCTCCGGCGACTGGCAGACCGCCGTCTCGCAGGACGGCACCCAGACATCGATGTTCCGGCTCGGCTACCGCGCCGACAGGGACCTGAACGGCGACGGTGTGCTTGACCCAGCATGGTGTTTCACGGTCAAAGCCGGCGATTCGGCCGGCTCAGCGTCATCGGCTGCCTGCACCACGGACTACGTCGTGCCGGGGGACTGGGTGAGCCTGGTCGGCGTCTACGACAAGCCCAACGGCAAGGTCGAACTGTACGTCAACGGGACCCCGGACATTGGCGGATCGTACGCGGAAGCGGCCGCCGGTACCGCCTGGTCGGCTACCGGGGCCTTCGCCATCGGCCGGGCATGGCAGAGCGCGGCCCCGGCGGACCGCTGGGACGGCGACCTCGATCATGTCTACGCCGTCCAGCAGGTCTGGCCTGACTCGAAGATCAATCAACACGCCCTGCAGTAA
- a CDS encoding AfsR/SARP family transcriptional regulator has translation MELRFALLGALETTVDGSDLILASAMMRGVLAVLLLAGGQRVTIDRLGQALWSTPPKSAASNLRSYLARLRVTLRNAHPDLATRLVTMGHEGGYRLILNSHELDSRLFADLARRGRDHLLNRDYALAEITLREALALWRGSAGQDLAAAGTLGQQLTHLNEQRVVAIEDLVDARLALGATTDLLTDTRALVLEHPLRDRPWEQLMRALYLAGDPAGALDAYQQARRSFNDALGMEPANRLQKLQTAILRRDEHAIEPTAMTLPGRTRTCDI, from the coding sequence ATGGAACTGAGATTCGCCCTACTGGGGGCACTGGAAACAACGGTCGACGGCAGCGACTTGATCTTGGCGTCGGCGATGATGCGTGGGGTGCTGGCGGTCCTGCTACTCGCCGGCGGTCAGCGGGTCACCATCGACCGGCTCGGCCAAGCCCTCTGGTCCACACCACCCAAATCCGCCGCGTCAAACCTGCGCAGCTACCTCGCCCGGTTGCGCGTCACCTTGCGCAACGCCCACCCGGACCTCGCCACAAGGCTCGTCACCATGGGCCACGAGGGCGGCTACCGCCTCATCCTCAACAGCCACGAGTTGGACAGCCGACTCTTCGCCGACCTCGCCAGACGCGGCCGCGACCACTTACTCAACCGGGACTATGCCCTCGCCGAGATAACACTCCGCGAAGCGCTGGCACTGTGGCGCGGTTCCGCGGGCCAGGACCTCGCCGCAGCCGGGACCCTAGGACAGCAACTCACACACCTGAACGAACAACGCGTCGTCGCCATCGAAGACCTCGTCGACGCCCGCCTAGCCCTTGGCGCGACCACCGACCTACTCACCGACACCCGCGCCCTGGTCCTCGAACATCCCCTACGCGACCGCCCATGGGAACAACTCATGCGGGCGCTCTACCTCGCCGGAGACCCAGCCGGAGCGCTCGACGCCTACCAACAGGCCCGACGGAGTTTCAATGACGCACTCGGCATGGAACCCGCCAACCGCTTACAGAAACTCCAGACCGCGATCCTGCGCCGCGACGAACACGCCATCGAACCAACCGCGATGACCTTGCCCGGACGCACCCGAACATGCGACATCTGA